The Pseudoliparis swirei isolate HS2019 ecotype Mariana Trench chromosome 1, NWPU_hadal_v1, whole genome shotgun sequence genome has a window encoding:
- the LOC130198507 gene encoding semaphorin-6C-like, which yields MVSTYWSSPWRPPPWSVPLLVLTSCFLSESITPFPKDLEPISVVASEQSYQFPVFQGLLQDKDTVRLGLDFQRLLRINHMLYIAARDHVSPLQLEPHHQGQRTSVSRHESK from the exons ATGGTCTCGACCTATTGGTCGTCGCCGTGGCGACCGCCCCCGTGGTCAGTGCCGCTGCTcgtcctcacttcctgtttcctgtccgAGTCGATCACGCCATTCCCCAAAGACCTGGAGCCAATCAGCGTGGTCGCCTCAGAGC agtCCTACCAATTTCCAGTTTTTCAAGGTCTGCTCCAGGACAAGGACACTGTGCGTCTGGGTCTGGACTTCCAGAGATTGTTACGCATCAACCACATGTTGTACATCGCAGCCCG GGATCACGTGAGCCCGCTTCAGCTAGAACCTCACCATCAAGGCCAGAGGACTTCAGTCTCTCGCCATGAGTCaaaatga